One Phragmites australis chromosome 23, lpPhrAust1.1, whole genome shotgun sequence DNA window includes the following coding sequences:
- the LOC133906701 gene encoding small ribosomal subunit protein uS14-like codes for MGHSNVWNSHPKNYGPGSRVCRVCANPHGLIRKYGLMCCRQCFRSNAKDIGFIKYR; via the exons ATGGGGCACTCCAACGTGTGGAACTCGCACCCCAAGAACTACGGGCCAGGCTCCCGCGTCTG CCGGGTCTGCGCGAACCCTCATGGACTGATCAGGAAGTATGGGCTCATGTGCTGCAGGCAGTGCTTCCGTAGCAACGCTAAGGACATTGGCTTCATCAAG TACCGCTGA
- the LOC133906688 gene encoding uncharacterized protein LOC133906688 produces the protein MSSSGAGEGSSSWSSRQGKEREADGAGERRREEGGEAAEGELDLGDLYGAAAGWVEARTSCPHLGTMPPAGADDLARVPPPDSSCSRCHHPAENWLCLICKDVLCSRFINKHMLCHYQETGHCVALSFSDLSVWCFACDSYLDVQAILELHPVYEVAHLLKFGERPPFRSLDVLDLSSGENGSSSSRA, from the exons ATGTcctcctccggcgccggcgagggCTCGTCGTCGTGGTCGTCTCGGCAG gggaaggagagggaggcggaCGGCGCCGGCGAGAGGCGCCGGGAGGAGGGGGgtgaggcggcggagggggaaTTGGATTTGGGCGACCTCtacggcgcggcggcggggtggGTGGAGGCGCGGACCAGCTGCCCGCACCTCGGCACCATGCCGCCCGCTGGTGCTGACGACCTCGCGCGCGTGCCCCCGCCAGACTCGTCGTGCTCCAG ATGTCATCACCCTGCTGAAAACTGGTTGTGCTTGATCTGCAAAGATGTGTTGTGCAGTCGTTTTATCAACAAACATATGTTGTGCCATTATCAAGAAACAGGTCACTGTGTTGCTCTGAGCTTCAG TGATCTGTCAGTTTGGTGTTTTGCCTGTGACTCATACCTAGATGTTCAAGCCATTTTAGAACTGCATCCAGTCTACGAAGTTGCACATTTGTTGAAGTTTGGAGAGCGTCCACCTTTTCGGTCACTTGACGTACTGGATTTGAGCAGCGGAGAAAATGGAAGTTCATCATCAAGAGCTTAG